Proteins encoded within one genomic window of Brienomyrus brachyistius isolate T26 chromosome 22, BBRACH_0.4, whole genome shotgun sequence:
- the nubp1 gene encoding cytosolic Fe-S cluster assembly factor nubp1 yields MADVPSDAPQHCPGTSSSQAGKSSACQGCPNQTICASGATQAPDPAIEEIRVKMASVKHKILVLSGKGGVGKSTISTQLAHGLAGDSSTEVALLDVDICGPSIPKMMGVEGEQVHQSGSGWSPVYVEDNLAVMSVGFLLSSPDDAIIWRGPKKNGMIKQFLRDVDWGQLDYLIVDTPPGTSDEHLSVVQYLCGAGVDGAIIVTTPQEVSLQDVRKEIRFCEKVGLPVIGVVENMSGFLCPKCKNMTPIFPPTTGGAEKMCLDMGLSFLERVPLDPRIGKSCDEGRPFLTEVADSPAAAAYRSIVRGVTEYCASRRHQGDADQTAAGQRQDGEP; encoded by the exons ATGGCGGACGTCCCGAGTGATGCTCCGCAAC actGCCCTGGGACCAGCAGCTCACAAGCCGGGAAGAGTTCTGCTTGTCAGGGTTGCCCGAACCAAACCATATGTGCCTCTGGAGCAACCCAAGCTCCGGATCCCG CAATCGAGGAGATCCGGGTGAAAATGGCCTCCGTCAAGCACAAGATCCTGGTGCTGTCCGGCAAAGGCGGCGTAGGCAAGAGCACCATCAGCACGCAGCTGGCGCACGGCCTGGCCGGCGACTCCTCCACAGAG GTGGCGCTGCTGGATGTGGACATCTGTGGACCGTCCATTCCAAAGATGATGGGTGTGGAGGGAGAGCAG GTCCATCAGAGTGGCTCAGGCTGGTCACCCGTG TACGTGGAGGACAATTTGGCCGTGATGTCAGTCGGCTTCCTGCTGAGCAGCCCGGATGACGCCATCATCTGGAGGGGGCCGAAGAAGAATG gaatgaTAAAGCAGTTCCTGAGGGATGTGGACTGGGGCCAGCTGGACTACCTCATTGTGGACACCCCCCCAGGCACTTCTGACGAACACCTGTCGGTGGTGCAGTACCTGTGCGGTGCCGGTGTGGATGGTGCCATCATTGTCACCACCCCTCAG GAAGTTTCACTGCAAGATGTCAGGAAGGAGATTCGCTTCTGTGAGAAAGTGGGGCTCCCAGTCATAGGCGTGGTGGAAAACATGAGTGGTTTTCTGTGTCCTAAGTGCAAG AACATGACCCCGATTttccctcccaccactggggggGCAGAGAAGATGTGCCTGGATATGGGTCTGTCATTCCTGGAACGGGTGCCGTTGGACCCCCGGATAG GTAAGAGCTGCGACGAGGGCAGGCCGTTCCTGACGGAAGTGGCAGACTCCCCCGCCGCCGCTGCCTACCGCAGCATCGTGCGCG GGGTCACGGAATACTGTGCATCGAGGCGTCACCAAGGTGATGCTGACCAGACAGCCGCGGGGCAGCGTCAGGACGGGGAACCCTGA